One Parachlamydia acanthamoebae genomic window, ATGAAAACGTATATTGCCGATGGTAACAGAAAGCAATCTATCCCAGGCATCATACGTGTATTTTTGATCATGGCGCTCGGATAGATTTCCATTGAGGTCATAGGCATAAGCACTCAGTTTGTCTCCTAAAAGCTGATTCAGTGAATTGACGTCAAAACGTTGATCATCTTTTACAAAGCGATTAAAGAGTGAATCGTGTTGATAAGAGTGATTCGCTGAACTCTTTTCTGAATTGAGCTGATAG contains:
- a CDS encoding RHS repeat domain-containing protein — translated: YQLNSEKSSANHSYQHDSLFNRFVKDDQRFDVNSLNQLLGDKLSAYAYDLNGNLSERHDQKYTYDAWDRLLSVTIGNIRFH